The following are encoded together in the Prosthecobacter sp. SYSU 5D2 genome:
- a CDS encoding ATP-binding protein translates to MQTTRRWHQSLAARYGVVMVGFVAVGSLLLVTWLGHHQQEEARRVFVTVSQNDVDFVKRLNLPRSAKLAADLRQLLRMDIHFRNRAGETEPALPPEEEEDLRQVTGGTDIHLLSSRREALVMRLDDAHEMIFIREPTALMLSLWHPATLYALMAFWLFSAVFAWILGQQVVGPARRLTRGLTDFFDPAGKELPETRRKDEIGELARALTQARDDLLIERQRREQSERLALLGRVATGLAHEIKNPLASIQLHAQLMDRVDLDAESQVSLGHLLAEVQVIEGLVNQWLYLARPASPKKQPLELMPLVDETVAMLRPQAAHAGVTMETESRAVTNSRSLGDRLRLQQALRNVILNAIQAMPGGGQLRIFLEAQAGEKEFKLVLEDEGRGFTEAALHHGTELFFSEKEGGMGVGLNVAREIISAHEGKMMLKNHPKGGARVEITLPMVIS, encoded by the coding sequence ATGCAAACGACGAGGCGCTGGCATCAAAGTCTCGCGGCGCGATACGGCGTGGTGATGGTGGGGTTTGTAGCGGTGGGATCGCTGCTATTGGTAACCTGGCTTGGGCATCACCAGCAGGAAGAAGCGCGCCGGGTGTTTGTGACCGTCTCACAAAATGATGTGGATTTTGTGAAGCGCCTGAACCTGCCGCGCAGTGCCAAACTGGCGGCAGATTTGCGGCAACTTCTGCGGATGGACATCCACTTCCGCAACCGGGCCGGAGAGACGGAACCCGCGCTGCCTCCGGAGGAAGAAGAGGACCTCCGCCAAGTGACGGGAGGAACGGATATCCACCTCCTGTCATCAAGACGTGAGGCGCTGGTGATGCGGCTGGATGATGCGCATGAGATGATTTTTATCCGCGAGCCAACGGCACTGATGCTCAGCCTGTGGCATCCGGCGACGTTGTATGCGCTGATGGCTTTCTGGCTGTTTTCAGCGGTCTTTGCCTGGATCCTGGGACAGCAGGTGGTGGGTCCGGCGAGAAGGCTGACGCGAGGGCTGACAGACTTTTTTGACCCGGCCGGAAAGGAACTGCCGGAGACCCGGAGAAAGGATGAAATAGGCGAACTGGCGCGCGCGCTTACCCAGGCCAGGGATGACCTCCTCATTGAAAGGCAGCGCCGTGAGCAGTCGGAAAGACTGGCACTGCTGGGGCGGGTGGCCACCGGGCTGGCGCATGAGATCAAGAATCCGCTGGCCAGCATCCAGCTCCATGCCCAGCTCATGGACCGTGTGGATCTGGATGCGGAATCGCAGGTTTCATTGGGGCATCTGCTTGCGGAGGTACAGGTGATCGAGGGGCTGGTGAACCAGTGGCTGTATCTGGCAAGACCAGCCTCACCGAAAAAACAGCCTCTGGAGCTGATGCCCCTGGTGGACGAAACGGTGGCTATGCTGAGGCCGCAGGCGGCCCATGCCGGAGTGACGATGGAAACGGAGAGCCGGGCAGTGACAAACTCACGCTCCCTGGGCGACCGCCTGAGACTGCAGCAGGCGCTGCGAAATGTGATTCTCAATGCGATCCAGGCCATGCCTGGGGGCGGGCAACTGCGTATCTTTTTGGAGGCCCAGGCCGGTGAGAAAGAATTCAAGCTGGTCCTCGAAGATGAAGGCCGCGGATTTACGGAAGCTGCGCTCCATCACGGAACGGAGCTGTTTTTTTCCGAAAAGGAAGGTGGCATGGGCGTGGGCCTGAATGTGGCCAGAGAGATTATTTCTGCCCATGAAGGAAAGATGATGCTCAAAAATCATCCCAAAGGCGGAGCGCGGGTGGAGATCACTTTGCCGATGGTCATTTCATGA
- a CDS encoding glutamate--tRNA ligase family protein, whose translation MIRVRFAPSPTGDLHVGGARTALFNWLYARKNGGTFILRIEDTDGARNTEEASAGILKGLKWLGLDWDEGPEKGGDYGPYYQSQRKDIYDAYLARLEAAGRTYVEENGAVRFKFSRTAITVHDMVCGDVTFAPTEEPDMTVRRPDGSYIFHFVNVVDDIEMKMTHVFRGEDHLSNTWKHIDLFNAFGATPPTYAHIPLILNSDSSKMSKRDAGSAIESSYMNGGFLPDAVFNYLCLLGWTPRTEAEVLDRQALTALFEPGEIHSSNARFDMQKCSWFNAQYLRALSPEALFNAARPFLDQAGLDIRGEAMAAAAVYSVKEKVSLLTEIPAWVHYFFREDYPYEDEVVTKLKAKPENTALLEAAMTTFAAFPDWTETAVHTAIEEAAKKAAVKPGALMPLLRFALSGQSRGPGVSTIAFLIGKESTVQRIQRTLAL comes from the coding sequence ATGATCCGCGTTCGTTTTGCTCCCTCTCCCACCGGTGACCTTCATGTCGGCGGTGCCCGCACGGCATTGTTCAACTGGCTCTATGCCCGCAAGAATGGCGGGACTTTTATCCTGCGGATTGAGGACACGGACGGTGCCCGCAATACGGAGGAGGCCTCCGCCGGCATCTTGAAAGGCCTGAAATGGCTGGGACTGGACTGGGATGAGGGTCCTGAAAAGGGGGGCGATTACGGCCCCTATTATCAGAGCCAGCGCAAAGACATTTATGACGCCTATCTGGCCAGGCTGGAGGCGGCGGGCCGCACCTATGTGGAGGAAAATGGAGCGGTGAGATTTAAGTTCAGCCGCACGGCCATCACCGTCCATGACATGGTGTGCGGAGATGTGACCTTTGCCCCGACCGAGGAGCCGGACATGACCGTGCGTCGGCCAGACGGCAGCTACATCTTTCACTTTGTGAACGTGGTGGATGACATTGAAATGAAGATGACCCATGTGTTTCGCGGCGAGGACCATCTCTCCAACACCTGGAAGCACATTGACCTCTTCAATGCCTTTGGGGCCACCCCGCCCACGTATGCGCACATCCCGCTCATCCTTAACAGTGACAGCTCCAAGATGAGCAAACGGGATGCGGGCAGCGCCATCGAGAGCAGCTACATGAACGGTGGGTTCCTTCCGGATGCCGTTTTCAACTACCTCTGCCTCCTGGGCTGGACGCCCCGCACGGAAGCTGAAGTTCTGGACCGTCAAGCTCTCACCGCCTTGTTTGAGCCTGGTGAAATCCACAGCTCCAATGCCCGGTTTGACATGCAGAAGTGCAGTTGGTTCAACGCGCAGTATCTGCGCGCCCTGAGTCCGGAAGCCTTGTTTAATGCAGCCCGTCCGTTTTTGGACCAGGCCGGCCTGGACATCCGTGGTGAGGCCATGGCCGCCGCTGCGGTTTACAGTGTGAAGGAAAAGGTGAGCCTGCTGACGGAGATCCCGGCCTGGGTACATTACTTCTTCCGCGAAGACTACCCTTATGAAGATGAAGTCGTCACGAAACTGAAGGCCAAGCCGGAAAACACGGCCCTGCTGGAAGCTGCGATGACCACCTTTGCCGCCTTTCCCGACTGGACGGAGACTGCGGTGCACACGGCCATCGAGGAAGCCGCCAAAAAGGCTGCCGTCAAACCCGGTGCCCTGATGCCACTGCTGCGCTTTGCCCTCAGCGGCCAGTCACGCGGTCCGGGTGTCAGCACGATTGCCTTTTTGATTGGAAAAGAAAGCACGGTGCAGAGAATCCAGCGCACCCTGGCTCTTTGA
- a CDS encoding AAA family ATPase: MRLHAITLRNYRRHQELRVELDAERTLIGGANESGKSTLVEAVHRALFLKAKGNSEVHRRMTSLTYAGKPEVEVEFEAGAKRYHLVKCFKGASGTVRLTEAGGGSWQGDEAEERLAQLLKIGAGGRKPQEQWGHLWVWQGSSAHDPLTQAEAERDSLVQRLQSQGGAAVIQSALDTKVAGYFAAQVEAVFHKTSGEAKKGSDYGQAIQAEKEAKEVEERARGVLENLQQAVMQHEQASRQMEEAEEALKMMEGQRVALEERAVQVAGLKREEENQARLAEEARRAYEERLLAEQKVSELRSALAAKQAAAAPQREDLGRFETRLAEAQREAAEAEEKYVEAETRHRSARSLAELAQALATVEEKIRGHDRLRERDRQMQALTAQKTNLETQLAALPPVDAGAVKQLQDLEKALGQAQAVLDSVATGIEVLTSDADIRLGQEALATGEKRTLTAETELRIGGSRLRILPGGGTSLAQARKKELDTRRVMEDAFARLGLKSLEEAGEVLARRGQVQGEIKARLAELKGLGAEKIPAELKAASRELAAARAEAERRRETCEESSPALAEAQKILAEAERDQQASRMQRDQCAAALKKAEAALTAQAESMRKTEQEMMELEIHLKVLLEREGDDAARALAVQQRLAQKTSAEAALAGTRQALEKLQPQFLDAEQAQYDRAWKAQSDKKSSAHEKRIAAAAMLRSDGSNDPEAALALACARSQAAQAHREAAGRQAEALRRVHQLILEEQQKLADQFTRPLADRVEGYLQRLFGPDVLVQVSLQGNAFEKLTVSRAGQSAFDFDSLSNGAKEQVAAAFRLALAEILAEAHDGCLPVVFDDAFAHSDPDRVQHLQRMLDLAATRGLQIILLTCTPADYAMLGAKEIRL, from the coding sequence ATGCGCCTGCACGCCATCACTCTCCGCAATTACCGCCGCCACCAGGAGCTGCGGGTGGAGCTGGATGCGGAGCGGACTTTGATCGGCGGGGCGAATGAATCCGGCAAAAGCACTTTGGTGGAAGCCGTGCACCGGGCGCTTTTTTTAAAGGCCAAAGGGAACTCTGAGGTGCACCGGCGGATGACCTCCCTTACGTATGCGGGGAAGCCGGAGGTGGAGGTGGAATTTGAGGCGGGAGCGAAGCGGTACCATCTGGTGAAGTGCTTTAAAGGAGCCAGTGGGACGGTGCGGCTGACGGAGGCCGGAGGCGGAAGCTGGCAGGGGGATGAGGCGGAGGAAAGGCTGGCGCAACTGCTGAAAATAGGGGCTGGAGGCCGCAAGCCGCAGGAGCAGTGGGGGCACCTGTGGGTGTGGCAGGGCAGCTCCGCCCATGACCCGCTGACGCAGGCGGAGGCGGAGCGGGACAGCCTGGTGCAGCGCCTGCAATCCCAGGGCGGGGCAGCGGTGATCCAGTCCGCATTGGATACGAAGGTGGCGGGATATTTTGCAGCGCAGGTGGAGGCTGTTTTTCACAAGACCAGCGGAGAAGCAAAGAAAGGATCTGACTACGGCCAGGCCATCCAGGCGGAAAAGGAGGCCAAGGAGGTGGAGGAGCGGGCTCGCGGTGTGCTGGAGAACCTGCAGCAGGCAGTGATGCAGCATGAGCAGGCCAGCCGCCAGATGGAGGAGGCGGAGGAGGCGCTGAAAATGATGGAGGGCCAGCGCGTGGCGCTGGAGGAGAGGGCGGTCCAGGTGGCCGGGCTGAAGCGCGAGGAGGAAAACCAGGCGCGGCTGGCGGAGGAGGCGCGGCGGGCGTATGAGGAGCGGCTTCTCGCCGAACAAAAAGTATCGGAATTGAGGTCGGCACTGGCAGCCAAACAAGCGGCTGCGGCCCCGCAGCGGGAGGACCTGGGGCGTTTTGAAACCCGGCTGGCGGAGGCGCAAAGAGAGGCGGCGGAAGCGGAGGAAAAGTACGTGGAAGCAGAGACACGGCACCGCTCAGCGCGCAGTCTTGCGGAGCTGGCGCAGGCGCTGGCCACTGTGGAGGAAAAGATCCGTGGTCATGACCGCCTGCGGGAAAGGGACAGGCAGATGCAAGCGCTGACGGCGCAAAAAACAAATCTGGAAACGCAGCTGGCGGCACTGCCGCCGGTGGATGCGGGGGCGGTAAAGCAACTGCAGGATCTGGAAAAGGCGCTGGGCCAGGCGCAGGCGGTCCTGGACAGTGTGGCGACGGGCATTGAAGTGCTGACCTCCGATGCAGACATCCGCCTGGGACAGGAGGCTCTTGCAACAGGAGAGAAACGCACGCTCACGGCGGAAACAGAACTGCGCATCGGTGGCAGCCGGCTGCGCATCCTGCCGGGCGGGGGGACATCGCTGGCCCAGGCGCGGAAGAAGGAGCTGGATACGCGGCGGGTGATGGAGGATGCCTTTGCCAGGCTGGGCTTGAAGTCGCTGGAAGAAGCAGGCGAGGTGCTGGCGCGGCGGGGGCAGGTGCAGGGTGAAATCAAAGCCAGGCTCGCAGAGCTGAAGGGGCTGGGGGCTGAAAAGATTCCTGCCGAGCTGAAGGCGGCCAGCCGTGAACTGGCTGCGGCCAGGGCAGAAGCGGAACGGCGCCGTGAAACCTGCGAAGAGTCCTCCCCTGCCCTGGCGGAGGCGCAAAAGATCCTGGCGGAGGCAGAGCGTGACCAGCAGGCCAGCCGTATGCAGAGGGACCAGTGTGCCGCTGCTCTGAAAAAAGCGGAAGCCGCTCTCACTGCCCAGGCGGAATCCATGCGGAAAACGGAGCAGGAAATGATGGAACTGGAGATCCATCTGAAAGTGCTGCTGGAGCGTGAAGGCGATGATGCGGCGCGTGCGCTGGCTGTGCAGCAAAGGCTGGCACAGAAGACGTCTGCGGAAGCGGCGCTGGCCGGGACGCGGCAGGCGCTGGAGAAACTGCAACCGCAATTCCTGGATGCGGAGCAGGCGCAATATGACCGGGCATGGAAGGCCCAGAGCGACAAGAAAAGCAGTGCGCATGAAAAACGCATCGCAGCAGCGGCGATGCTGCGCAGTGATGGCAGCAATGACCCGGAAGCTGCGCTGGCGCTGGCGTGCGCACGCAGCCAGGCGGCTCAGGCCCACCGTGAAGCGGCGGGCCGGCAGGCCGAGGCCCTGCGCCGGGTTCACCAGCTCATCCTGGAGGAACAGCAGAAGCTGGCGGACCAGTTTACCCGTCCCCTGGCAGACAGGGTGGAGGGGTATTTGCAACGTTTGTTCGGCCCGGATGTGCTGGTGCAAGTGAGCCTGCAGGGGAATGCTTTTGAAAAGCTGACCGTGAGCCGGGCAGGGCAAAGCGCGTTCGACTTTGACAGCCTGAGCAACGGCGCGAAAGAGCAGGTGGCGGCGGCCTTCCGGCTGGCGCTGGCGGAGATCCTGGCGGAGGCGCATGACGGGTGCCTGCCGGTGGTCTTTGACGATGCCTTTGCCCACTCGGACCCGGACCGTGTGCAGCATCTGCAAAGGATGCTGGACCTGGCTGCCACTCGGGGCCTGCAGATCATTTTGCTGACCTGCACGCCTGCGGATTATGCGATGCTAGGGGCCAAGGAAATAAGACTTTGA
- a CDS encoding gluconokinase, translating into MPNPDSPAPLPRTLIVMGVSGCGKTLIGNLLAERLGGVCEDADDFHSAANKQKMGAGIPLTDEDRWPWYAALRARIEEMREQTPLYILACSALKEIYREKLRADDAASDMIFVHLKGPKEVIFSRMAKREGHYMPVTLLDSQFAILEESADLWNVSLEQTPEEIVEEVVKRLGRA; encoded by the coding sequence ATGCCCAACCCTGACTCCCCTGCCCCCCTGCCGCGCACCCTGATTGTGATGGGTGTGAGCGGCTGCGGAAAGACCCTCATTGGCAACCTGCTGGCGGAACGGCTGGGCGGTGTGTGCGAGGATGCGGATGATTTTCATTCAGCGGCCAACAAGCAGAAGATGGGGGCGGGCATCCCGCTGACGGATGAGGACCGCTGGCCATGGTATGCAGCCTTGCGGGCACGGATTGAGGAGATGCGGGAACAGACGCCGCTTTATATCCTGGCCTGCTCGGCGCTGAAGGAGATCTACCGGGAGAAGCTGCGGGCGGATGATGCGGCGTCCGACATGATCTTTGTGCATCTGAAGGGTCCCAAGGAAGTGATTTTTTCCCGCATGGCGAAACGGGAGGGCCACTACATGCCGGTGACGCTGCTGGACAGCCAGTTTGCGATTTTGGAGGAGTCTGCGGATCTTTGGAATGTGTCACTGGAGCAGACTCCTGAGGAGATTGTGGAGGAAGTGGTGAAGCGCCTGGGAAGGGCCTGA
- a CDS encoding lipase maturation factor family protein — MTRLQALLSDVYSRFRPAASYRVVRWLFPRLLAGIYVIAFLSWEVQLDGLCGEEGILPTGRLMENIQKYEEVEETSLFWSYPSLYHWQYSDALAHGLCWAGVCLSLLVIAGVLQGPLLLALWFGYLSIASTGEIFMGYQWDALLLEAGLLAVLLAPWRWWTWRLPARHSSPPKGSVFLLHFLLFRLMFLSGYVKIAGGDNVWEDMSALRYHFETQPLPNMLAWWMHQLPDWALAWSCRGMYGIELLLPFAIFLGRWGRMSACAGFSLLMVAIFATGNYNFFNLLTVALALALLDDSWWPQSLKRRLVKESRGEAEPRWHWRHWPAMLVAGPALLLSLLAADGFLAGRIPGWKAKLPVEWQASLYAPVQGLRSFNAYGLFQDMTEERPEIVIEVSDDGYRWLELEFPWKPGDLKRRPGQVAPHQPRLDWQMWFAALYPGFQPNRDAQPGSPLFWFGEFLGGLAQGKQPVWDLMEPPPMPMDDIREIRAVLYQYRFTDMATRLQTGEWWTREWKGGYSPIFKITPPAQREAAAESGQDAP; from the coding sequence ATGACACGGCTCCAGGCGCTTTTGAGCGACGTTTATTCACGGTTCAGACCGGCGGCTTCCTACCGCGTGGTGCGCTGGCTTTTCCCCAGGCTGCTGGCGGGGATATACGTGATCGCCTTTTTATCCTGGGAGGTGCAGCTGGACGGGCTGTGCGGTGAGGAGGGCATCCTGCCCACGGGGCGGCTGATGGAAAACATCCAAAAGTATGAGGAGGTGGAAGAGACCTCGCTGTTCTGGAGCTATCCGTCCCTTTACCACTGGCAGTACAGTGACGCGCTGGCGCATGGGCTCTGCTGGGCGGGGGTCTGCCTGTCGCTGCTGGTGATAGCGGGGGTGCTCCAGGGGCCGCTGCTGCTGGCGCTGTGGTTTGGCTACCTGTCCATCGCCAGCACCGGGGAAATTTTCATGGGCTATCAATGGGATGCACTGCTGCTGGAGGCGGGCCTTCTCGCGGTGCTGCTGGCCCCCTGGCGGTGGTGGACGTGGCGCCTCCCGGCACGACATTCTTCCCCACCCAAAGGGTCGGTGTTTCTGCTGCATTTTCTGCTCTTCCGGCTGATGTTTTTATCGGGGTATGTGAAGATCGCCGGAGGCGACAATGTGTGGGAGGACATGAGTGCGCTGCGCTATCATTTTGAAACGCAGCCGCTGCCGAACATGCTGGCCTGGTGGATGCACCAGCTGCCGGACTGGGCGCTGGCGTGGAGCTGCCGGGGAATGTACGGGATCGAGCTTCTGCTGCCCTTTGCCATCTTCCTGGGCCGCTGGGGGAGGATGAGTGCGTGTGCCGGATTCAGCCTTCTGATGGTGGCGATATTTGCGACGGGGAATTACAATTTCTTCAACCTGCTGACGGTGGCACTGGCGCTGGCCTTGCTGGATGATTCCTGGTGGCCGCAAAGCTTGAAAAGACGGCTGGTGAAGGAGAGCCGAGGTGAGGCGGAGCCGCGCTGGCACTGGCGGCACTGGCCGGCGATGCTGGTCGCGGGACCGGCCCTGCTGCTGAGCCTGCTGGCGGCAGACGGATTCCTGGCCGGGCGCATCCCTGGCTGGAAGGCGAAGCTGCCGGTGGAATGGCAGGCATCGCTTTATGCGCCGGTGCAGGGTCTGCGCAGCTTCAATGCGTATGGACTTTTTCAGGACATGACGGAGGAGCGGCCGGAAATCGTCATTGAGGTAAGTGATGACGGCTACCGGTGGCTGGAGCTGGAGTTCCCATGGAAACCGGGTGACTTGAAGCGGCGGCCTGGGCAGGTGGCGCCACACCAGCCACGGCTGGACTGGCAGATGTGGTTCGCAGCCTTGTATCCCGGTTTTCAGCCCAACCGGGATGCGCAGCCGGGATCGCCATTGTTTTGGTTTGGAGAATTCCTGGGAGGTCTGGCACAGGGAAAACAGCCGGTTTGGGATCTGATGGAGCCGCCGCCCATGCCGATGGACGACATTCGTGAGATCCGCGCCGTGCTGTATCAATACCGTTTTACGGACATGGCCACACGGCTGCAAACCGGGGAATGGTGGACACGGGAGTGGAAGGGCGGGTATTCGCCCATCTTCAAAATCACGCCTCCGGCCCAGCGCGAAGCAGCGGCGGAATCCGGGCAGGATGCACCATAG